One Bos javanicus breed banteng chromosome 9, ARS-OSU_banteng_1.0, whole genome shotgun sequence DNA window includes the following coding sequences:
- the CCDC28A gene encoding coiled-coil domain-containing protein 28A, which yields MEERKVKRRSPKSFSAHSTQVVNTKKNAIPVSKSTGFSNPASQSTSQRPKLKRVTKEKARPPGGEGRGAQAAPIQHSFLTDVSDVQEMERGLLSLLNDFHSGKLQAFGDPQCFCPLFSFSRCLHHIFCMK from the exons ATGGAGGAGCGCAAAGTGAAGAGGAGAAGTCCTAAGTCCTTTAGTGCCCACTCTACTCAGGTTGTTAATACCAAAAAAAATGCCATTCCAGTTAGTAAAAGCACGGGGTTTTCAAATCCTGCATCCCAGTCAACTTCACAGCGACCAAAGTTAAAAAG AGTGACAAAGGAAAAGGCCAGACCTCCGGGTGGAGAAGGTAGAGGCGCCCAGGCAGCCCCGATCCAGCACTCCTTCCTTACTGACGTCTCCGACGTCCAAGAAATGGAGAGGGGCCTGCTCAGCCTGTTAAACGACTTCCACTCTGGCAAACTCCAAGCATTCGGTGATCCACAGTGTTTCTGTCCACTCTTTTCCTTCTCAAGATGTTTGCATCATATTTTCTGCAT GAAATGA